In a single window of the Leptospira sanjuanensis genome:
- a CDS encoding M24 family metallopeptidase: MSREYYSSSDLEDFKHVQKLAYDAVEWVRGRLVVGMTEKTAASLIDSYIRERGGKNFFHYGFAWFGDRTCFRGFRRPLTFQRIGSGEGILPHWGFSFQPSNRKLKEGMAVILDVAPNVKGVTADVGYSFSFGKNPAVEQGRRDLKEFRSLILESVRAEKSMGEIYRACNELISELGYQNCHTVYPNGVLGHKVGKVPGWSVPAGRVLGFPPQTFLYLVPQIVKGFLAPSENASPLWGEFTKSRVDAGLWAVEPHIGKIYSGADAEESFGVKWEEILVVSDSDACWLDEDLPHVRFWEEETFKSKSEVTLLAGNKKSESTKAAKRLKISETAKRTNGKAKSAARTKTSSSKTKTSNSSKKVRAGAA; the protein is encoded by the coding sequence AAACTTGCATACGATGCAGTCGAGTGGGTGCGTGGTAGACTCGTGGTCGGTATGACCGAAAAGACCGCGGCATCTCTCATCGATTCCTATATCCGAGAACGGGGCGGGAAAAATTTCTTTCATTACGGATTCGCTTGGTTCGGAGATAGAACCTGCTTTCGAGGTTTTCGCAGACCTCTCACGTTTCAACGGATCGGAAGCGGAGAAGGAATTCTTCCTCACTGGGGTTTTTCCTTTCAACCTTCCAACCGTAAACTGAAAGAAGGAATGGCGGTGATCCTAGATGTTGCGCCTAACGTGAAAGGTGTGACCGCCGACGTGGGTTATTCTTTTTCTTTCGGAAAAAATCCCGCCGTCGAACAGGGACGACGCGATCTCAAAGAATTCCGTTCCTTGATTTTAGAATCCGTCCGCGCGGAAAAGTCGATGGGTGAAATCTACCGCGCCTGCAACGAACTCATTTCCGAACTCGGTTATCAAAACTGTCATACCGTATATCCCAACGGAGTTCTCGGTCATAAGGTGGGAAAGGTTCCCGGTTGGAGCGTTCCCGCGGGAAGAGTTCTCGGATTTCCTCCGCAGACGTTTTTGTATCTCGTTCCTCAAATCGTAAAAGGATTTCTTGCACCTTCCGAAAACGCTTCTCCGCTTTGGGGAGAATTCACCAAGTCTCGCGTGGACGCAGGACTTTGGGCCGTGGAACCTCATATCGGAAAAATCTATTCCGGCGCCGACGCGGAAGAAAGTTTCGGAGTGAAGTGGGAAGAAATTTTGGTCGTGAGCGACAGCGATGCGTGTTGGCTCGACGAGGATCTTCCGCACGTTCGCTTTTGGGAAGAGGAGACTTTTAAGTCAAAGTCCGAGGTTACGTTGCTCGCAGGAAACAAAAAGAGCGAATCTACCAAAGCGGCAAAACGGTTGAAAATCTCCGAGACGGCAAAACGCACAAACGGAAAAGCGAAATCGGCCGCACGAACAAAAACCTCGTCTTCTAAAACGAAAACATCGAATTCATCCAAAAAGGTTCGGGCGGGGGCGGCGTAA
- a CDS encoding metal-dependent hydrolase, translated as MKKKKTNEDYVEKPDYPVRKPKFQFSDTVPKHWCGDNASLTHVLNAWTILFPEGEKYFIRTIQKYVPELEEGRVKRNAIAFVGQEAQHAGEHKKFWQNLKNQGYKFEGFMNFVVWFAFGLLEKLFSKKMNLAAVAGLEHYTSLVADLGLRRGLLKPAHPEMRRLFEWHAAEELEHKSAAFDVLKAITQSYWIRVIGMGIASSIFFAFTFVAVLLFLWQDGILFKFKTQKELFQLLFTKERVLPLTIKAALKYFRFSFHPDEEDNLYLAKEIFSTPEHHYREAI; from the coding sequence ATGAAGAAAAAGAAAACGAACGAAGACTACGTTGAAAAACCGGATTATCCGGTTCGAAAACCGAAATTTCAATTTTCCGATACGGTGCCGAAACACTGGTGCGGAGACAACGCTTCCTTGACGCACGTGTTGAATGCGTGGACCATTCTGTTTCCGGAAGGGGAAAAATATTTTATCCGAACGATTCAAAAATACGTTCCCGAACTCGAAGAAGGTAGAGTGAAACGAAACGCGATCGCGTTCGTGGGACAAGAAGCGCAGCACGCGGGCGAACATAAAAAGTTCTGGCAGAATCTGAAAAACCAGGGATACAAGTTCGAAGGTTTTATGAACTTCGTGGTTTGGTTTGCGTTCGGTCTTTTGGAAAAACTTTTTTCCAAAAAAATGAATTTGGCGGCGGTCGCGGGACTCGAACATTACACGTCTCTCGTCGCGGATCTAGGATTGCGCAGAGGACTTTTGAAACCCGCTCATCCGGAAATGAGACGATTGTTTGAGTGGCACGCCGCGGAAGAATTGGAACACAAATCAGCCGCATTCGACGTTTTGAAAGCGATTACACAAAGTTACTGGATCCGAGTGATCGGAATGGGAATCGCCTCTTCGATCTTTTTCGCTTTTACCTTCGTTGCTGTTCTGTTATTTCTTTGGCAGGACGGGATTCTTTTCAAATTCAAAACCCAAAAGGAACTCTTTCAACTTCTCTTTACGAAGGAAAGAGTCCTGCCTTTGACGATCAAGGCCGCGTTGAAATACTTCCGATTCTCCTTTCATCCCGATGAAGAGGACAATCTCTACTTAGCAAAAGAAATTTTTTCAACACCAGAACACCATTATAGAGAAGCGATATGA
- a CDS encoding SDR family NAD(P)-dependent oxidoreductase has protein sequence MSRLKDKTILITGANGGFGRELTKQLLEKGANVILTDLKAPGTDADFYLHRRWLENGKNGFQSKSAGKILGSFSGDLQTQEGCKDVYQNTLKLSQRGVDVLINNAGLAFKGGLLDVPDKNWNLILDVNLYAPIHLSRLFVPAMLERKQGQIVNLSSVAGQVAPGELIYYSISKFGIRAMGEAMDADLRKKGVAVTNVYPFFADTGILKSQQFGKQQDVPKSIVDSPVDVVKAIVKGMEKRKLHVFPGIKSKTISFFNRMTPNIVHKVTSLSDRF, from the coding sequence ATGAGCCGATTGAAAGATAAAACGATACTGATTACCGGAGCCAACGGAGGTTTCGGAAGGGAATTGACCAAACAACTTTTGGAAAAAGGAGCGAACGTGATTCTTACCGATCTCAAAGCTCCCGGCACGGACGCGGATTTTTATCTGCATCGTAGATGGCTTGAAAACGGAAAGAACGGATTTCAATCCAAAAGCGCGGGAAAGATTCTCGGAAGTTTTTCCGGCGATCTTCAAACGCAGGAAGGTTGTAAGGACGTATATCAGAATACTCTAAAGTTGTCTCAGAGAGGAGTGGACGTTCTGATCAACAACGCGGGGCTTGCGTTTAAGGGCGGGCTCTTGGACGTTCCCGATAAGAATTGGAATCTGATTCTCGACGTGAATTTATACGCTCCGATTCATCTGAGCCGTTTATTCGTTCCCGCGATGCTCGAAAGAAAACAAGGACAGATCGTAAACCTTTCCTCCGTTGCGGGTCAAGTCGCGCCGGGTGAATTGATCTACTATTCGATTTCCAAATTCGGAATCAGGGCGATGGGCGAGGCGATGGACGCGGATCTCCGCAAGAAGGGAGTCGCCGTTACGAACGTATATCCGTTCTTTGCGGACACCGGAATCTTAAAGTCGCAACAATTCGGAAAACAACAAGACGTTCCGAAATCGATCGTGGATAGTCCGGTGGACGTCGTAAAGGCGATCGTAAAAGGAATGGAAAAAAGAAAACTCCACGTATTTCCGGGAATCAAATCCAAAACGATCAGCTTTTTCAACCGGATGACCCCGAACATCGTACACAAGGTTACGAGTTTGAGCGACCGGTTCTGA
- a CDS encoding alpha/beta fold hydrolase: MIALYPEKKKTSKETKTPLRFKTTFVSNGNFNLFLKYNATAKERPDRETILFVHGYPDEHSTWDLQLNSLGEEFNVGAFDLRGAGNSSKPSQQKAYNAREIFKDFEAVIRFLGNGKPVHLVAHDWGALLAWAFVGDLEYSKSIRSYTAMGGPHPILARNLMFRYFFSFNPKKVWLSLKQSVKSWYIVFFQIPWLPGFLMRHLAKQIWNYLMAAAEIPKNDPMRNFTEEEIVKSAVYPMNLYRELIRGKKYPTPKRISVPARVLIPLRDMAISPECYDSLKNVCDSLELFSVDSNHWIQKEHPILVSDKIRDFVILHSG; this comes from the coding sequence ATGATCGCTTTGTATCCCGAAAAAAAGAAAACTTCAAAGGAAACGAAAACTCCTCTCCGTTTTAAAACGACATTCGTTTCGAACGGAAATTTTAATCTTTTTTTGAAATACAACGCAACGGCAAAGGAGCGACCGGATCGCGAGACGATTCTTTTCGTTCACGGTTATCCGGACGAACATTCCACTTGGGATCTGCAGTTGAATTCTCTCGGAGAAGAATTCAACGTGGGTGCGTTCGATTTGAGAGGAGCGGGAAACTCGAGCAAACCTTCCCAACAAAAGGCGTACAATGCCCGGGAGATCTTTAAGGATTTCGAGGCGGTCATCCGGTTTTTAGGAAACGGGAAGCCGGTTCATCTCGTCGCTCACGATTGGGGAGCGCTTCTTGCTTGGGCTTTCGTGGGAGATTTAGAATATTCTAAATCGATCCGTTCGTATACGGCGATGGGCGGTCCTCATCCGATTCTCGCGAGAAATCTAATGTTTCGTTACTTCTTCAGTTTCAATCCGAAAAAGGTCTGGTTGTCTCTGAAACAATCGGTCAAATCCTGGTATATCGTATTCTTTCAAATCCCTTGGCTTCCCGGTTTTTTAATGCGACATTTGGCAAAGCAGATTTGGAACTATCTTATGGCCGCCGCGGAAATTCCGAAGAACGATCCGATGCGGAATTTTACCGAGGAAGAGATCGTAAAGAGCGCGGTTTATCCGATGAATTTGTACCGGGAATTGATTCGGGGGAAAAAATATCCGACTCCGAAACGTATCTCGGTTCCCGCGCGCGTGTTGATTCCGCTGCGTGATATGGCGATCAGTCCGGAATGTTACGATTCTCTCAAGAACGTGTGCGATTCTCTGGAGCTGTTCTCCGTGGATTCCAATCATTGGATTCAAAAGGAACATCCGATTCTTGTAAGCGATAAGATCCGAGACTTCGTAATCTTACACTCCGGTTAA
- a CDS encoding C40 family peptidase produces the protein MFSFRLIPFFSLCLGLVFYAVLHGEKKELSEAELKTFFKHTHGIAIGSENNFALYQEVYRWLGTPYKDFGTDENGIDCSGFTSKILSRVYGSRLSGPSYTMYPKTNPISKEELKEGDLIFFTIYGDKISHVGVYLKDKKFVHASVKRGVTINSLEEAYYQKYYTASGRL, from the coding sequence ATGTTTTCTTTCCGTTTGATTCCCTTCTTTTCTCTCTGTCTCGGTTTGGTGTTTTACGCCGTATTGCACGGAGAAAAGAAAGAATTAAGCGAAGCCGAACTCAAAACGTTTTTCAAACACACGCACGGGATTGCGATCGGTTCCGAAAATAATTTTGCGTTGTATCAAGAAGTGTATCGCTGGCTCGGAACCCCTTATAAGGATTTCGGAACGGACGAAAACGGAATCGATTGTTCCGGTTTTACGAGCAAGATTCTTTCCAGAGTCTACGGATCCCGTCTCAGCGGACCGAGTTACACGATGTATCCGAAGACGAATCCGATTTCCAAAGAAGAATTGAAGGAAGGCGATCTGATCTTTTTTACGATTTACGGGGATAAGATCAGTCACGTGGGAGTTTATCTCAAAGACAAAAAGTTCGTCCATGCTTCGGTTAAACGAGGAGTTACGATCAATTCTTTAGAGGAAGCGTATTATCAAAAATATTATACGGCTTCCGGCAGGCTTTGA
- a CDS encoding DUF445 domain-containing protein has protein sequence MNFEIISLLLMPFTYAFVGWVTNWVALKMTFYPLKFFGIPPYLGWQGIIPRKAEKMAGRAVDVVTRYLIDVEEMFCKVDPALIQENLRPEIQKTILETMKEVADEFNPLLWNLIPDLVKNSMMKEIERQAMETIPTVFQDLRKDSKRIFDIRGLVIRNMTGENVHLTVEMFQRVGAKEFRFIEVSGFYFGFVLGLIQMGIWLVYPALWTLPVQGIIVGYLTNWLALLLIFRPLEPIRLGPFSFQGLFIKRQREVSEEYSKMLATKILSSEKILEELFFGRASEEVFNLVVHAIERQMDTMASVIRPTLSLSFTSNKYNDTKERVIRKIMNNLKNFTTHIEDYVEKAIDLESTLSQKMKALPPVDFEDVLRTVFKEDELLLILVGAALGAIVGLGQAFFMAI, from the coding sequence TTGAACTTTGAAATCATTTCTCTTCTTTTAATGCCGTTTACGTACGCTTTCGTGGGTTGGGTCACGAATTGGGTCGCGTTGAAGATGACGTTTTATCCTTTGAAATTTTTCGGAATTCCTCCTTATCTCGGCTGGCAGGGAATCATTCCGAGAAAAGCGGAAAAGATGGCGGGAAGAGCGGTGGACGTCGTCACTCGTTATCTCATCGACGTAGAAGAAATGTTCTGCAAGGTTGATCCCGCATTGATTCAGGAAAATCTTCGTCCCGAAATTCAAAAGACGATTTTGGAGACGATGAAAGAAGTCGCGGACGAATTCAATCCGCTTTTATGGAACCTGATCCCGGATCTAGTGAAGAATTCCATGATGAAGGAAATCGAAAGACAGGCGATGGAAACCATCCCTACCGTCTTTCAGGATCTCCGCAAAGATTCCAAACGGATCTTCGATATACGAGGATTAGTAATTCGTAATATGACCGGGGAAAACGTTCATCTCACCGTTGAAATGTTTCAAAGAGTGGGCGCGAAAGAATTCCGTTTCATCGAGGTTTCCGGTTTTTACTTCGGCTTCGTATTGGGTTTGATTCAAATGGGAATCTGGCTCGTTTATCCTGCGCTTTGGACTCTTCCGGTGCAGGGCATCATCGTGGGTTATCTTACCAATTGGCTTGCGCTTCTTTTGATCTTTAGGCCGCTCGAACCGATTCGTCTCGGTCCTTTCAGTTTTCAAGGCTTGTTTATCAAACGTCAAAGGGAAGTTTCGGAGGAATATTCCAAAATGCTCGCGACTAAAATCCTAAGTTCGGAAAAGATTCTCGAGGAACTGTTTTTCGGAAGGGCTTCGGAAGAAGTGTTCAACCTAGTGGTTCACGCGATCGAACGACAGATGGACACGATGGCCTCCGTGATCCGCCCCACTCTTTCCCTTTCCTTCACTTCGAACAAATACAACGATACGAAAGAACGGGTGATCCGAAAGATCATGAACAACCTCAAAAACTTTACGACCCATATCGAGGATTACGTAGAAAAGGCCATCGACTTGGAAAGTACCCTTTCTCAAAAGATGAAGGCTCTTCCGCCCGTTGATTTCGAAGACGTTTTACGGACCGTTTTCAAGGAAGACGAACTCCTTTTGATTCTTGTAGGAGCCGCGTTAGGCGCAATCGTCGGTCTGGGTCAGGCGTTTTTCATGGCGATTTAA